From a region of the Nonlabens dokdonensis DSW-6 genome:
- a CDS encoding C1 family peptidase has translation MVTNSDYSITTILPTISVAINGERKRYIDIFETYEGDLTNDIFTGKLPYYLINAKTKLEDGTTINNYGAHAVNIVGYNDKGFIFKNSWGTDLGDNGYGYISFAAHKLMSREGLFFANIDVLYPEKISDLRENAIINLKTSLFFDENSKPNFYLTLEQPLESFAIKQAEFIIYNQQNKEISRKTITFKDDTEKLLGFAPFEKNLMPPDFLLHKDHLNINVNITGENGLLVKRYYRAIKTGAGIYNSRDIENPHTVNLPDGANTSFKELFVFEDGNMGFEVSATDFHRALQNSKVDFTADKKLVYHNVFYKGQPFNYAAYKFNYDQSPKLVEVELVFNSDNDAKTYFKQHYTPEKFKKFNAVLERPLQTTMYLNQEVYPKQAQVWYWKNKIFLIARLQNSKWSKS, from the coding sequence GTGGTCACAAACTCAGACTACAGCATTACAACCATTTTACCAACTATAAGTGTTGCTATTAATGGAGAACGTAAAAGGTACATTGATATTTTTGAAACTTATGAAGGCGATCTTACTAACGATATTTTTACTGGTAAACTACCTTATTATTTGATAAATGCTAAAACAAAGCTAGAAGATGGTACTACCATAAATAACTATGGCGCTCATGCGGTGAATATAGTAGGTTATAACGACAAGGGTTTTATATTCAAAAATTCTTGGGGAACAGATTTGGGCGATAATGGTTATGGATATATCTCCTTTGCTGCACATAAATTAATGTCTAGAGAAGGATTGTTCTTTGCGAATATAGATGTGCTTTATCCAGAAAAAATTTCTGATCTACGTGAAAATGCTATAATTAATTTGAAGACCAGTTTGTTCTTTGATGAAAATTCGAAACCTAATTTCTATCTAACCTTAGAACAACCTCTCGAATCATTTGCAATCAAACAAGCTGAATTTATTATTTACAATCAGCAAAATAAGGAGATAAGCAGAAAGACCATCACTTTCAAGGATGATACAGAAAAACTGTTAGGTTTTGCACCGTTTGAAAAAAACCTCATGCCTCCTGATTTTTTGCTTCATAAAGACCATCTTAATATTAATGTCAATATTACTGGGGAAAATGGTCTTCTAGTAAAGAGGTATTATCGAGCGATAAAGACTGGTGCAGGAATATATAATTCTAGAGATATTGAAAACCCTCACACTGTAAATTTACCAGACGGAGCTAACACCAGTTTCAAAGAACTATTTGTTTTTGAAGATGGTAACATGGGATTTGAAGTCAGCGCAACAGATTTTCATCGAGCGCTTCAAAATAGCAAAGTAGACTTCACTGCAGATAAAAAATTAGTATACCATAATGTTTTTTACAAAGGCCAGCCTTTTAATTATGCGGCTTATAAATTTAATTATGATCAATCACCTAAATTAGTTGAGGTAGAACTTGTTTTTAATTCAGATAATGATGCCAAGACATATTTTAAGCAACATTATACTCCAGAAAAGTTCAAGAAGTTCAATGCTGTTTTAGAGAGACCACTGCAAACTACTATGTATTTGAATCAAGAAGTTTATCCTAAGCAGGCACAAGTTTGGTACTGGAAAAATAAAATTTTCTTGATCGCTAGACTTCAAAACAGCAAGTGGAGTAAAAGTTAA
- a CDS encoding C1 family peptidase — protein sequence MYNNSFDLAFAKAITILVFFLMSFLSSAQVDYRHYQSPVKNQGSRGTCTAFSVAATLEVTPYMPSDVSEQYLYAALKHSQPGVTYQEGDLFINYKKPLASYGIVAESVMPYNGGSLDWESDTNDFTRLIKGAQVGKVGLYQYSKNATYGIKDDNFIHIDARTIHDVEQLKKLLDTGVLNIAVIYTNIHVPVWSQTQTTALQPFYQL from the coding sequence ATGTATAATAACAGTTTTGATCTCGCTTTCGCGAAAGCGATAACCATTTTAGTCTTTTTCTTAATGTCTTTTCTTAGCTCAGCTCAAGTAGATTACCGTCATTATCAAAGTCCTGTTAAGAATCAAGGAAGTCGTGGTACTTGTACTGCTTTTAGTGTAGCTGCTACTCTCGAGGTCACACCTTATATGCCGTCAGATGTGAGTGAGCAATATCTTTATGCTGCTCTCAAACACAGTCAACCTGGTGTTACTTATCAAGAAGGAGATTTATTTATTAATTACAAAAAACCACTTGCTAGTTATGGAATTGTTGCAGAGTCTGTAATGCCTTATAATGGAGGATCGTTAGATTGGGAAAGTGATACTAACGATTTTACAAGACTTATTAAAGGAGCTCAAGTAGGTAAAGTAGGCTTGTATCAATACAGTAAAAATGCTACTTACGGTATTAAAGACGATAACTTTATTCATATAGATGCTAGAACCATCCATGATGTAGAGCAACTTAAAAAGCTTTTAGATACTGGAGTTCTGAATATTGCGGTTATTTATACAAATATTCATGTACCAGTGTGGTCACAAACTCAGACTACAGCATTACAACCATTTTACCAACTATAA
- a CDS encoding rhodanese-like domain-containing protein: protein MFGLFSKKKKQTIAKYLKEGAQLVDVRTASEFNSDHIKGSKNIPVQGIDQKIETLDKSKPVIVYCAMGGRSNIAASKLKANGFKVANAGGIGSMRKHLKS from the coding sequence ATGTTCGGATTATTTAGTAAAAAGAAAAAACAAACCATCGCCAAGTATCTCAAAGAAGGAGCGCAGTTAGTTGATGTACGCACTGCATCAGAGTTTAATAGCGATCATATTAAAGGTTCTAAAAATATTCCCGTACAAGGTATTGATCAAAAAATAGAAACCTTAGATAAAAGCAAACCTGTAATCGTGTATTGCGCAATGGGTGGAAGAAGTAACATTGCCGCCTCAAAGTTAAAAGCTAATGGATTTAAAGTAGCAAACGCCGGCGGCATAGGCTCCATGAGAAAACATCTCAAATCGTGA
- a CDS encoding helix-turn-helix domain-containing protein, producing MKLDYHNIKDEGKFTVTSFQCGPSLQLLQEKGLYKIVWCTEGEEKIVVDGYDVILKKNQVLFCTPVNIVDIPKDNYGLIAFVFNREFYCIQHNDPEVSCMGLLFYGSSSAPIIDLNEKHQRSFNAMLVLFQEEFETKDHIQGEMLRTLLKRMLITSTRLIKQETNQANLSIKQVDLIRKFNILVEQHYKEKHQVADYAELLYKSPKTLSNFFKKHNVSSPLKIINERIAAEAKRLLLYSDKSAEEIAYELGYNEPSHFSKFFKKQTGSSPLAFRKA from the coding sequence ATGAAATTAGATTACCACAACATAAAAGATGAAGGGAAATTTACCGTAACTAGTTTTCAATGCGGTCCATCTTTGCAACTGTTGCAAGAAAAGGGGTTGTATAAAATCGTATGGTGTACTGAAGGTGAAGAAAAAATAGTCGTAGATGGCTATGATGTCATTTTAAAAAAGAACCAGGTTCTATTTTGCACTCCGGTAAATATTGTGGACATTCCTAAAGATAATTACGGTTTAATTGCCTTCGTATTTAATAGAGAATTCTATTGCATCCAGCACAATGATCCAGAAGTATCCTGCATGGGACTTTTATTCTACGGCTCTAGCAGCGCACCTATTATAGATTTAAATGAAAAGCACCAGCGCAGTTTTAATGCCATGCTCGTTTTATTTCAAGAAGAGTTTGAAACAAAAGATCATATTCAAGGCGAGATGTTGCGCACCCTTTTAAAAAGAATGTTGATCACCTCGACAAGACTTATCAAACAGGAAACTAATCAAGCAAATCTTTCCATTAAACAAGTAGACCTCATTAGAAAATTTAATATTCTGGTAGAACAACATTACAAAGAGAAACATCAAGTTGCTGACTATGCAGAGTTACTCTATAAATCACCTAAAACGCTCTCTAATTTCTTCAAAAAACACAACGTAAGTTCACCACTTAAAATTATAAATGAACGTATAGCTGCTGAAGCCAAGCGATTACTACTTTATTCTGATAAAAGTGCTGAAGAAATTGCCTACGAATTGGGTTATAACGAACCGAGTCATTTTTCTAAATTTTTTAAAAAACAAACAGGAAGCTCACCTCTAGCTTTCAGAAAAGCTTAA
- a CDS encoding carboxymuconolactone decarboxylase family protein translates to MATFNVPSRTEVSETNQGIFDNLEKQVGFVPNLYATYALSDYALSNYLTFAGSKTSLNNKEKEVVNLAVSEVNGCSYCLAAHTAIAKGNGFTEEQILELRAGKASFQSSYDALAQLAKNITENRGKADNVIVDKFLAAGYSQENLIDTIVLVGEKTISNYIHNTTQVPVDFPAAQPLELELA, encoded by the coding sequence ATGGCAACATTTAATGTACCGAGTAGAACTGAAGTAAGTGAAACAAATCAGGGAATTTTTGATAATTTAGAAAAGCAAGTAGGTTTCGTACCTAACTTATATGCGACTTATGCACTTTCTGATTATGCGTTAAGTAATTATCTGACTTTTGCAGGTTCAAAAACATCACTTAATAATAAAGAAAAAGAAGTGGTGAATCTAGCAGTAAGTGAGGTAAATGGCTGTTCTTACTGTCTTGCAGCTCATACAGCAATCGCTAAAGGAAATGGTTTTACAGAAGAGCAAATCTTAGAATTAAGAGCTGGTAAAGCTTCTTTCCAAAGCAGTTATGATGCTCTAGCACAACTTGCAAAAAATATTACAGAAAATAGAGGTAAAGCAGATAATGTTATTGTCGACAAATTTCTTGCAGCTGGTTACTCTCAGGAAAACCTTATTGATACAATTGTTTTAGTTGGTGAAAAGACGATTTCAAATTACATCCACAACACAACACAAGTGCCTGTTGATTTTCCAGCAGCACAACCTCTTGAATTGGAATTAGCATAA
- a CDS encoding NUDIX hydrolase, whose amino-acid sequence MSFPNPQIKLTVDAVVFGYEAGNISVLLIQRKYDPFKGKWALPGGFVLEEESLEEAVERELREETGVAINYLEQLYTFGGVNRDPRGRVVSVAYFGLIHPDGHTLEASTDAEAAKWFDINDLPQLSFDHSHILDMAIERLKGKITYEPIGFELLDTKFPFSDLEKLYSTLLGRPVDRRNFRKKINSLKILDELDEKISLGAGRPASLFRFNETRYKQLQKEGIIFEI is encoded by the coding sequence ATGTCTTTTCCTAATCCGCAAATCAAGCTTACAGTAGATGCCGTTGTATTCGGTTATGAAGCTGGTAATATCTCGGTGCTTCTTATTCAAAGAAAGTACGATCCGTTTAAAGGAAAATGGGCGCTACCTGGAGGTTTTGTTTTAGAAGAAGAGTCATTAGAAGAAGCAGTAGAACGAGAATTAAGAGAAGAAACAGGCGTCGCTATCAATTATTTAGAACAGCTGTACACTTTTGGTGGAGTAAATCGTGATCCTCGTGGTCGTGTAGTTTCTGTGGCTTACTTTGGATTGATCCATCCAGATGGTCATACCCTTGAGGCCTCAACAGATGCTGAAGCCGCTAAATGGTTTGACATCAACGATCTTCCTCAACTATCTTTTGACCACAGTCATATTCTTGATATGGCAATTGAGCGATTGAAAGGTAAGATTACTTATGAACCCATAGGATTTGAATTGTTAGATACTAAATTCCCTTTTTCAGATTTAGAAAAACTCTACAGCACTCTTCTTGGTCGTCCGGTAGACCGACGTAATTTCCGTAAGAAAATCAACAGCTTAAAAATTCTCGACGAACTTGACGAGAAAATTTCGTTAGGTGCTGGTCGCCCTGCAAGTCTCTTTAGATTTAACGAGACTCGCTACAAACAGCTGCAAAAAGAAGGAATTATCTTCGAAATTTAA
- a CDS encoding nicotinate phosphoribosyltransferase has protein sequence MNGLLLTDGYKTGHHLQYPNGTEEVYSNWTSRSNKYAPDGCEKVVSFGQQYVIQWLHDYFETHFFSLPKEKVCHEIEEELSLYLGTAYDASHYRALHDLGYLPIRVKSLPEGEEVAIRIPMLTMVNTHKEFYWVTNFLETILSSMLWQPMTSASIALLYKRIFKKWALKTDLENLSFIDFQGHDFSMRGMGGLQSALSSGMGHAAVFLGSDTLPVISGMRKYYNAQGFVIGSVNATEHSVMCAGTKDDEIGTFRNLINTYPTGILSVVSDTWDLWKVMTSYLPILKEEIMSRDGKLVIRPDSGDPTDIICGTNSKIGRSSPQEKGVVELLWETFGGNTNNQGFKVLDPHIGAIYGDSITTERAENICQRLYDKGFASTNVVLGIGSFTYQFKTRDTFGFAMKATSVVVNGERREIFKDPITDDGVKKSAKGLVKVIKENKEYILADEVSEEEEKEGALKIIYEDGRFRESVTLQQIRERINNIL, from the coding sequence ATGAACGGTTTACTCTTAACTGACGGATATAAAACAGGACACCACCTACAATACCCAAATGGTACAGAAGAAGTATATTCTAACTGGACTTCTCGTAGCAATAAATACGCTCCAGACGGTTGTGAAAAAGTGGTTTCCTTTGGTCAGCAATATGTAATCCAGTGGTTGCATGATTATTTTGAAACTCATTTCTTCTCGTTACCTAAAGAAAAGGTATGTCACGAAATAGAAGAAGAACTTTCCCTTTATTTAGGGACTGCATACGATGCTTCTCATTATAGAGCTTTACATGATTTAGGTTATCTACCTATACGAGTTAAATCGCTTCCAGAAGGCGAAGAAGTTGCGATACGTATCCCTATGCTTACGATGGTAAATACTCATAAAGAGTTTTATTGGGTTACTAATTTTCTAGAAACCATTTTAAGCTCGATGTTATGGCAACCCATGACCTCTGCTTCTATTGCGTTGCTTTACAAACGTATTTTTAAAAAATGGGCGTTAAAAACCGATCTGGAAAACCTCTCATTTATAGATTTTCAAGGACATGATTTTTCTATGCGAGGAATGGGTGGTTTACAAAGTGCGCTTTCCTCAGGAATGGGTCATGCTGCCGTATTTTTAGGCTCTGATACACTTCCTGTCATTAGCGGAATGCGCAAATACTATAATGCGCAGGGTTTTGTAATAGGATCTGTAAATGCAACCGAGCATTCTGTGATGTGCGCTGGAACTAAGGATGATGAAATAGGGACTTTTAGAAACTTGATAAACACCTACCCTACAGGAATTTTATCTGTTGTAAGCGATACTTGGGATTTATGGAAAGTGATGACTTCTTATTTACCTATTTTAAAAGAAGAAATTATGAGTCGCGATGGTAAACTGGTCATACGTCCTGACAGTGGCGACCCAACAGATATCATTTGTGGCACAAATTCTAAAATCGGCAGATCATCTCCTCAAGAAAAAGGCGTTGTAGAGTTATTATGGGAAACTTTTGGAGGAAATACAAATAATCAGGGTTTCAAAGTACTTGATCCTCACATAGGCGCTATTTATGGAGATAGTATCACCACAGAACGTGCTGAAAATATTTGCCAGCGACTGTATGATAAAGGTTTTGCTTCTACAAATGTGGTTTTAGGAATCGGTTCTTTTACCTATCAGTTTAAAACGAGAGATACCTTTGGTTTTGCAATGAAAGCAACTTCTGTCGTGGTAAACGGTGAGCGCAGAGAGATATTTAAAGACCCTATTACAGATGATGGCGTAAAGAAATCGGCTAAAGGGCTGGTTAAAGTGATCAAAGAAAATAAGGAGTATATCTTAGCAGATGAAGTGAGTGAAGAAGAAGAAAAAGAAGGAGCGTTAAAAATTATTTATGAAGATGGCCGCTTTCGCGAAAGCGTAACACTACAACAAATAAGAGAACGCATTAATAACATTTTATAA
- a CDS encoding phosphoribosyltransferase family protein yields MSYEIKKFKDGQIASKITKQTDLHIKIRGNSYEDLFTIASIKEAWDAAHNLDKTVTSILTIYCLMAQRSDRRFNEKESFDLKVVARFINSLKFDKVEILHPHSAISLAMIDNSTALDHFEYVERAFKEIGHPVLVSPDAGAYKTTHQIAELLHADLVPSNKVRVNGAPQISIQGDVKGKKCLIIDDLADGGRTFKNLAQELKNQGATAVYLYVTHGQFNYGFEELKEVIDKIYCTNSYKDIEDAFVTQFTVVE; encoded by the coding sequence ATGAGTTACGAGATCAAAAAGTTTAAAGACGGGCAAATAGCTTCAAAAATTACTAAGCAAACTGATTTACATATCAAAATACGTGGCAACAGTTATGAAGATTTATTTACCATCGCCTCTATAAAAGAGGCTTGGGATGCTGCTCATAATCTGGATAAAACAGTGACTTCTATTTTAACGATATATTGTTTAATGGCACAGAGATCAGATAGACGTTTTAATGAGAAAGAATCTTTTGATCTTAAAGTGGTAGCACGTTTTATTAATAGTTTAAAGTTTGATAAAGTTGAAATACTGCATCCACATAGTGCGATTTCTTTGGCGATGATTGATAACTCGACAGCTCTAGATCATTTTGAATATGTAGAACGAGCTTTTAAGGAAATAGGTCATCCTGTTTTAGTCAGTCCAGATGCAGGAGCTTATAAAACCACTCACCAAATCGCAGAATTGTTACATGCAGATTTGGTGCCAAGCAATAAAGTACGTGTTAATGGCGCGCCACAAATCAGTATTCAAGGAGATGTAAAAGGAAAGAAATGCCTGATTATTGATGACCTTGCAGATGGCGGCAGGACTTTTAAAAACCTCGCTCAAGAATTAAAAAATCAAGGAGCAACAGCGGTTTATCTCTATGTGACTCATGGCCAATTTAACTATGGCTTTGAAGAATTAAAAGAAGTGATTGATAAAATATATTGTACTAATAGTTACAAAGATATTGAAGATGCGTTTGTGACGCAGTTTACGGTGGTTGAATAA
- a CDS encoding RNA 2'-phosphotransferase: MNKNNISRFLSLVLRHDPSKIGITLDNQGWIAVDTLLTQLKEHDKEISFDTLKNVVETNDKQRFAFNEDQTKIRANQGHSITVDLKYRPLEPPELLYHGTVAKFVDGIKEKGLLKMNRHHVHLSESLETAIKVGARRGKPIILTVQATAMYKAGYQFYKSENQVWLTDVVPTNYIEFKR; this comes from the coding sequence ATGAACAAAAATAATATTAGTCGTTTTCTAAGTCTGGTACTGAGACACGACCCAAGTAAAATAGGAATCACACTGGATAATCAAGGCTGGATAGCAGTTGATACTTTACTAACACAACTAAAAGAACATGATAAGGAAATAAGTTTTGATACTTTAAAAAATGTAGTAGAAACTAATGACAAACAACGATTTGCTTTTAATGAAGATCAAACTAAAATTAGAGCAAATCAAGGACATTCTATTACGGTAGATTTAAAATATAGACCTTTAGAACCACCAGAATTATTATATCATGGAACTGTAGCTAAATTTGTGGATGGTATCAAAGAAAAAGGACTGCTCAAAATGAATAGGCACCACGTCCATTTAAGTGAATCTCTTGAAACAGCAATTAAAGTAGGTGCAAGACGAGGGAAACCGATTATTTTAACCGTACAGGCAACCGCCATGTATAAGGCTGGATATCAATTTTATAAATCTGAAAATCAAGTTTGGTTAACAGATGTAGTTCCCACTAATTATATAGAGTTTAAAAGATGA
- a CDS encoding metallophosphoesterase: MRTLVIGDIHGGYKALLQILDRAEVTPEDQLIFLGDYVDGWSEAAQSIDKLIELSKIIKCIFIRGNHDVWCGQWLNKGTMNPIWLEHGGRETIESYIKTGLLTDPKHKQFFNQLQDYHINEENKLFLHAGFSSMHGVTGEEYASNFYWDRTLWEAALLADKIPKEVLREQSPQRFSHYKEIFIGHTPTTNYNQLEPMKAYNVFNVDTGAAFKGKLTIMDIETKEFWQSDRLYKLYANEKGRN, translated from the coding sequence ATGAGAACACTTGTTATAGGAGATATCCACGGCGGTTATAAAGCTCTTTTACAAATATTAGATCGAGCAGAAGTAACTCCTGAAGACCAACTTATCTTTTTAGGAGATTATGTCGATGGGTGGAGCGAGGCAGCTCAGAGTATTGACAAATTAATTGAGCTTTCAAAAATTATCAAATGTATTTTCATAAGAGGAAATCACGATGTGTGGTGTGGTCAATGGTTAAATAAGGGTACGATGAATCCTATATGGTTAGAACATGGCGGTAGAGAAACGATAGAAAGTTATATAAAAACTGGTTTACTGACAGATCCAAAACACAAACAGTTTTTCAATCAATTACAAGATTATCATATAAATGAAGAAAACAAGCTTTTTCTACATGCTGGATTCTCTTCCATGCATGGCGTTACAGGAGAAGAATATGCTTCAAATTTTTATTGGGATCGCACATTATGGGAAGCTGCCTTACTCGCTGATAAAATCCCTAAAGAAGTTTTAAGAGAACAATCACCGCAACGTTTCTCTCATTATAAAGAGATTTTTATAGGACATACACCTACAACAAATTACAATCAATTAGAACCTATGAAAGCTTATAATGTCTTCAATGTGGATACAGGAGCTGCTTTTAAAGGCAAATTAACTATAATGGATATAGAGACTAAAGAGTTTTGGCAGAGCGACCGATTGTATAAATTGTATGCTAATGAAAAGGGACGGAATTAA
- a CDS encoding 2OG-Fe(II) oxygenase, with the protein MEIHQKTEKIWTVPNLLTSKECDDLIIFSEQKGFSEADVGLSSGSKMMKNVRDNYRLIYEDQKLARNLEDKFLGHSYFMVDAMPPLYLNERFRFYRYETGQRFKRHIDGRVKKDHTQESRVTFMVYLNDDFSGGETTFEELMIQPKKGMALLFVHEQKHESKPITDGVKYVLRSDIMYNCQS; encoded by the coding sequence ATGGAAATACATCAAAAAACGGAAAAGATATGGACCGTTCCTAACCTTTTAACTTCTAAAGAGTGCGACGACCTCATAATATTTAGTGAGCAAAAAGGATTTTCTGAAGCAGATGTAGGACTTAGCTCTGGATCTAAAATGATGAAAAATGTAAGAGATAATTACCGCCTTATTTATGAGGATCAAAAATTAGCTAGAAATTTAGAAGATAAGTTTCTAGGTCATTCGTATTTTATGGTAGATGCAATGCCACCTTTATATTTAAATGAACGTTTTCGTTTTTACAGATATGAAACCGGACAGCGTTTTAAAAGACATATAGATGGACGTGTAAAAAAAGATCATACACAAGAAAGCCGAGTAACATTCATGGTTTATTTAAATGATGATTTTTCCGGCGGTGAAACCACTTTTGAAGAACTTATGATACAACCTAAAAAAGGAATGGCACTTCTATTTGTTCATGAACAAAAACATGAAAGTAAACCTATCACTGATGGAGTCAAATATGTTCTAAGAAGTGATATTATGTATAATTGTCAATCATGA
- a CDS encoding O-acetyl-ADP-ribose deacetylase: protein MNIKIIQGDITTVSTEAIVNAANSSLLGGSGVDGAIHRKGGTAILEACKKIKAAQGKCAVGQAVITTAGKLPAQYVIHTVGPVWNDGGCEKVQLLSQCYENAMKLAINQHSNSIAFPCISTGIYKFPKELAASTAIQTILKFKDQKIIREVTFVCYESVDFEIYNQLIKTL, encoded by the coding sequence ATGAACATTAAAATAATACAAGGAGACATCACCACCGTAAGTACAGAAGCGATCGTAAACGCTGCAAACTCTTCTTTATTAGGCGGCTCTGGAGTTGATGGTGCCATACATCGCAAGGGTGGAACAGCTATTCTAGAAGCCTGTAAAAAAATAAAAGCTGCACAAGGTAAATGTGCGGTAGGACAAGCAGTGATTACTACAGCTGGAAAACTACCTGCTCAATATGTTATTCATACTGTAGGACCTGTATGGAATGATGGCGGTTGTGAAAAGGTACAACTATTAAGTCAGTGTTATGAAAATGCCATGAAACTTGCTATCAATCAGCATTCAAACAGTATCGCATTTCCATGTATCAGTACTGGGATTTATAAATTTCCAAAAGAACTTGCTGCAAGCACAGCAATACAAACCATACTTAAATTTAAAGATCAAAAAATCATTAGAGAAGTAACGTTTGTTTGTTATGAATCGGTTGACTTTGAAATTTATAATCAACTAATAAAAACATTATGA
- a CDS encoding DUF4291 domain-containing protein, whose product MKLKTRSYKEQLKQWPQDGHHIMAQYDEEKVIVYQSYRPEIGDFAVKHQYFGDAFKLTRMTWIKPNFLWMMYRNGWGTKEGQEVVLAIHLKREAFERNLSKAVYSNYQEDLYKSREQWQEEVKSSNIRLQWDPDHDPYGGKLERRAIQLGIRNKEIIAYSKDDILEIEDISAYVNEQYLFVKAHELHRLTLPEEKPYLPKDIEVSKRLRLI is encoded by the coding sequence ATGAAACTCAAAACAAGATCCTATAAAGAACAATTGAAACAATGGCCTCAGGATGGTCATCACATCATGGCGCAATACGACGAAGAGAAAGTCATTGTATATCAATCCTACAGACCAGAAATAGGGGATTTTGCTGTGAAACATCAGTATTTTGGCGATGCTTTTAAGCTTACTAGAATGACGTGGATCAAACCTAATTTTCTCTGGATGATGTATCGCAATGGTTGGGGAACAAAAGAAGGCCAAGAAGTGGTGCTTGCCATACATTTGAAACGGGAGGCTTTTGAACGCAATTTATCAAAAGCAGTTTATTCAAATTACCAAGAAGATCTTTATAAAAGCAGAGAGCAATGGCAAGAAGAAGTGAAAAGCTCCAACATCAGATTGCAATGGGATCCTGATCACGATCCTTATGGAGGCAAATTAGAACGTCGGGCGATCCAGCTAGGAATACGTAATAAAGAGATTATTGCCTATTCAAAAGACGACATTCTAGAGATAGAAGATATTTCTGCATATGTAAATGAGCAATATCTATTTGTAAAAGCGCATGAACTTCACCGATTAACGTTACCTGAAGAAAAGCCCTATCTACCAAAAGATATAGAGGTTTCTAAACGTTTGAGGTTAATCTAA